The Nitrospinota bacterium genomic sequence CATCTATAAGCTTTCGAAAAAGTCTGCGCCGGATATCTTAAAGGGAAGGGAATCTTTCAATCAATTTCTTCCCTGGGCAAAGGAGATTGTTACCTTTATTGAGCAGATTGATCTAGAGGGGATTGAAGAAGAATCGCTAAAGAGTATCCAGAAGAGCTCAGAGATCGGGTATGAGATTCCTGAAAATATCAACGTGTTATTGCAGCACATCATCAAAATCCGCAAAGCCTATCATAAATCTTTAAACAAGGAAAAGAGCTATTCTCGGGGATTAATCTATCTCCAGGCAGCAAAGACGGTAAATAAAAAAACTTTTTTGGAGTTTGATACCATTCTCTTTTGCAACTTCTATTACCTGCACAAGACCGAGCTGGCTGTTATCAGAGATATCTTAAGGCGCGAAAAAGGAATCCTCATTTTCCAGGGGAGCGAAGATGACTGGTCCGTCCTTGAGAAAGATGCAGAAAAACTCCATATCTCCATAAAACCAGAACAAAAAAGAGAAGAGAATTATAACCTCAATCTATACGAGGGGTTTGACATGCACTCGCAGGTCAGCTTGGTAAGGGAGATAATGAAAGAGATTAGCAAAAAAGAAGATACGGTGATTGTTCTGCCCAGGCCAGAGCTCGTTGTCCCTCTCCTCTCAGAGATATCCTCATCCCTGGATGAATTCAATGTATCCATGGGCTATCCAATAAAGCGAAGCTCGATCTATGCCCTGTTTGATCTGCTTTTTCGGGTTCAAAAAAGCAGAAAAGACAGCAAATACTACGCCAGAGATTATATCGATCTTCTCAAGCACCCTCTGGTGAAGAACTTAAAACTGGGAAGCGATCCCGCAATTACCCGTGTGCTCGTCCACAAAATTGAAGAGCTCCTTTTGGGAAGCGAAAAGACAAAAATCGGGGGGAGCCTCTTTTTAGAGCTTTCAAAAATCGAGAATGAAGAGGAAATCTATCAGCTTGCCAGCCAGACCCTCAAGCATATGGAGATCAATATCGGCACCTTTGAGGCTGAAAAGGTCTTCAAACAGCTCCATAAACTCCTCTTTTTTGATTGGGAAGATATCAGAGATTTTAAAGGGTTTGCTGAGAAGCTTTCGATTCTTCTCGATACCCTTGTGGAGAGAAGTATGGTCTGGAAATTTCCCTTTAATTTAAAGGTCATTTTGAAGCTCTACAGCATAAAAGAGGAGCTCGAGGGCCTCTCCTTTTCTGAGGAGCAATTTGAACAGAGAGAGATCTGGGAAATCTTCAAACAGAAGCTGGAGGGAGAGATGGTCTCCTTTGAAGGCTCACCCCTTCGGGGAACGCAAGTGTTAGGTCTTTTTGAGACCCGCTCCCTTAACTTTGAAAATGTCATTGTTATGGATATGAACGAATCAATTCTTCCCAAGCTCAAGATCTATGAACCCCTTATCCCTCGCGAGGTCATGCTGAGCCTCGGGCTCAACCGTCTTGAAAAGGAAGAGGAGATCCAGCACTATCATTTTATGCGGCTTATCTCCAATGCACAAAATGTCCACCTTATCTATGAAGAAAACCGGGAAAAGGAAAAAAGCCGATTCATTGAAGAGCTTCTCTGGAATCGGCAGAAGGAGCTGAACAGAATGGAGGCTTTGGAGATTCCAAAAGCAAGTTTTAAGATGGATGTTTCTCCAAAAGAGAGCTCTGTTGAAAAAACAGAGGAAACAATCGATTTCTTAAAAAAAGCGACCTATTCCTCAAGCCGGCTGAACACCTATATGAATTGCCCTTTAAAATTTTATTTTCAGTATGTTCTGGGATTAGAGGAAAGGGAGGACTTGCTGGAAGGCCCGGAAGTAAAGCATATTGGAAAGTTTATCCACGAGCTTCTGAAAGAGACCTTTCAACCCTTCATCAAAAAGAGGCCTTTGATTGACGAGGGGTTTAAAAAATACTTTTTCAAGACCATGGAAAAGGAGTTTGAGGAGAAAATCGAGCGCCGCATGAAGTCCGATTCCTTTTTATTAAAGGGGATTATCAAAGCCAGGCTGAAAAAATTTTTAGAGAGGGAAGAGGAGCGAGATGTTTCAAAGATTCTAAGCCTTGAAGAAAAGCTTCTGGGAGCGATAAAACTCAACAGTGAACCCATAAATTTTATCTATATTGTGGACAGGATTGATGAGTTTGATAAAAATCGCCTGGTGATTATCGATTACAAGACAGGCGGCTCTGACCTTGTGCCGAAAAAGCTCAAAACCCTTGATGGAATGGAGATGACAAGAGAATCGATAAGAGAAAACATAAAGTCATTCCAGCTTCCCCTCTATTATCACTTTACCTCAAAAGACTTCCCCGAGGCAGATATCAATGCAGAGCTCTATAACATCAAAACCTTAAAGCGAGAGGCCTTTATCAGAGATGAGGATTTAGATAATAAAGAAAGGATCATGGAGATATGCCTTGAGGCCATGAATCATATCTTCAAAGAGATATTTGACCCGAATCTTCCCTTTTCTCCGGATAGGGATGAGAGGAAATGCCAGTATTGTTCGTTTCCTTTGCTTTGTAAATAAAAGTCCCTTTTTTCGCTTGTTCACTTGAAAAACCCCTAAAAAGCAGAAGGGGAGTAAAAGCTGAAAATCGAAAGGGGTATTAGAAGCAAAAGGGGGAATAAAAGCTTTTAATTGAAAAAATGGTTTTGTTGCTATATGCTAATTTATGAGAAGCAAATAAAAATTTTACGGGAGGGTTCATGATGTCCTTTGAAGAGGTTTGGAGCAAAATTGAAAAACATGCTGGTGAGACCTTTCATACAAAAGACGGTGTAGAATTCACTTATAAAATAGAGGGAGATCTCTTCATAGCAGCTGAAGGTGATCAGACGATTTTAAAGAGTGATTTTCAAAGGGCCTATCGAATGATTCCACAGGTTTTGCCTGAAGAGATTGAAAAGATTGTGAAAGGGCCTGCTTATGTCTGGTCCGTTCTTAACGATGAGAGGATTTCTGAGGGCTGAGTGGTAAATTAGGATATTTCCGTTACTTTCTTGCGTGCGAAAGCAAAGGAACCAAAGAAAGACACCCCATACAGATAAATCCAGATGAAAAAACTTAAATGACAAATACCCTCACTCACTCGCCCAATCCCTAAAAAGCAAAAGGGGGAAAAGACAGTAAAAACTAATTTACTAAACTCTTCATGCTCTAAATCTCTGATTTTTATTGCTATTTGATATTATTAGTCCTCATCTCAAAATATTACAGCAATAATATTATTTCAGCGTTCGTTGAAATATGCTTTTTTAGTGAAAGAAAATACTTGACATTTATTTCATTAA encodes the following:
- a CDS encoding PD-(D/E)XK nuclease family protein; translated protein: MNRTITYSLSEDLIKNIADLLYEEFFKKGKDLHRIACVFGGKRPALFLRRELSKRIEKSFISPRFFSIDEFMDYIISQNSTLKLIAELDACYLIYKLSKKSAPDILKGRESFNQFLPWAKEIVTFIEQIDLEGIEEESLKSIQKSSEIGYEIPENINVLLQHIIKIRKAYHKSLNKEKSYSRGLIYLQAAKTVNKKTFLEFDTILFCNFYYLHKTELAVIRDILRREKGILIFQGSEDDWSVLEKDAEKLHISIKPEQKREENYNLNLYEGFDMHSQVSLVREIMKEISKKEDTVIVLPRPELVVPLLSEISSSLDEFNVSMGYPIKRSSIYALFDLLFRVQKSRKDSKYYARDYIDLLKHPLVKNLKLGSDPAITRVLVHKIEELLLGSEKTKIGGSLFLELSKIENEEEIYQLASQTLKHMEINIGTFEAEKVFKQLHKLLFFDWEDIRDFKGFAEKLSILLDTLVERSMVWKFPFNLKVILKLYSIKEELEGLSFSEEQFEQREIWEIFKQKLEGEMVSFEGSPLRGTQVLGLFETRSLNFENVIVMDMNESILPKLKIYEPLIPREVMLSLGLNRLEKEEEIQHYHFMRLISNAQNVHLIYEENREKEKSRFIEELLWNRQKELNRMEALEIPKASFKMDVSPKESSVEKTEETIDFLKKATYSSSRLNTYMNCPLKFYFQYVLGLEEREDLLEGPEVKHIGKFIHELLKETFQPFIKKRPLIDEGFKKYFFKTMEKEFEEKIERRMKSDSFLLKGIIKARLKKFLEREEERDVSKILSLEEKLLGAIKLNSEPINFIYIVDRIDEFDKNRLVIIDYKTGGSDLVPKKLKTLDGMEMTRESIRENIKSFQLPLYYHFTSKDFPEADINAELYNIKTLKREAFIRDEDLDNKERIMEICLEAMNHIFKEIFDPNLPFSPDRDERKCQYCSFPLLCK